A window of Zingiber officinale cultivar Zhangliang chromosome 5A, Zo_v1.1, whole genome shotgun sequence contains these coding sequences:
- the LOC121979664 gene encoding mediator of RNA polymerase II transcription subunit 32-like produces MDGAIEAMSSEYQAFVAAAVEVVESSGGPPGRALEELKQRWQLFMAACDEAEEVVELARRRITAEHVMDVASGMVLGGPAAPPLPPISAPCLERAVQAVKSLAVDLRSPPAAHKVD; encoded by the coding sequence ATGGACGGCGCCATCGAAGCGATGAGCAGTGAGTACCAGGCGTTTGTGGCGGCGGCTGTGGAGGTGGTTGAGAGCTCCGGCGGCCCGCCTGGTAGGGCACTTGAGGAATTGAAGCAGAGATGGCAGCTGTTCATGGCCGCATGTGACGAGGCAGAGGAAGTGGTGGAGTTGGCGAGGAGGAGGATCACGGCCGAGCATGTGATGGACGTGGCTTCAGGGATGGTACTGGGAGGACCAGCAGCGCCGCCATTGCCGCCCATCAGTGCGCCCTGCTTGGAACGGGCGGTCCAAGCAGTTAAATCTCTCGCTGTGGATCTCCGCTCACCACCGGCTGCTCACAAGGTGGATTGA
- the LOC121980636 gene encoding pentatricopeptide repeat-containing protein At1g61870, mitochondrial-like, whose product MRPFRAARAVAALRRTLAIPFLSRQLSTSSANAALCFSPTDAGRTSPAPAALCRTLTIPFFHLQPATFSAEAASANTKSDDDEDDKDGDPIAAAKFAIRSESDPDRLVSLFESSARHPSFSRDRQIYKFSVHKLARCGRPDLVERILEGAKSDANIKSEGFWIRLITLYSNAGMIDHSVRIFEAMPSLGCRRSERSFCALMAAFLENRQFDRIQESIDRCAKEYSIVPAIGSYNVLLKALCSSDKVDEAFALLDEMPAKGLEPDIVCYNTVLDGYLKMRDDSGFEKVLEEIGKKQFRPSVTTYNCRIAALCAKGKSSQAEELLDVMQSDGIYPNRTCFNTLIGGFCKEENPDSAMKVYERMKGIKRPDGTGVSPDFNTYVTLLDGFVKKGEFQKAVGICKQCLDTKWAPPFYMVKDLVDGLMKSSQLDEAKDIIARMRRGITKDDAKDAWRKIEKGFAL is encoded by the coding sequence ATGAGACCTTTCCGTGCTGCTCGGGCTGTAGCGGCGCTACGTCGAACCCTAGCAATCCCCTTTCTTAGCCGCCAGCTCTCCACTTCCTCCGCCAACGCCGCCTTGTGCTTCTCCCCCACTGACGCGGGGAGGACTTCCCCAGCTCCGGCGGCGCTATGCCGAACCCTAACGATCCCCTTTTTTCATCTCCAGCCCGCCACTTTCTCCGCTGAAGCCGCCTCCGCCAATACCAAGTCCGACGACGACGAAGACGACAAAGACGGCGATCCCATTGCCGCTGCAAAGTTCGCCATCCGATCCGAGTCCGACCCCGACCGCCTCGTCTCCCTCTTCGAGTCGTCCGCGCGCCACCCCTCCTTCTCACGCGATCGCcaaatttataaattttcggtCCATAAGCTCGCTCGCTGCGGTCGCCCTGACCTCGTCGAGCGCATCCTCGAGGGCGCCAAGTCCGACGCCAACATCAAGTCGGAGGGCTTCTGGATCCGTCTTATCACCCTCTACTCCAACGCTGGAATGATCGACCACTCCGTGCGCATTTTCGAGGCCATGCCTAGCCTCGGCTGCCGGCGTTCTGAGCGCTCGTTCTGCGCCCTGATGGCTGCTTTTCTGGAGAATCGTCAGTTTGATCGCATTCAGGAGTCCATCGACCGATGCGCCAAAGAGTACAGCATCGTCCCAGCCATTGGGTCTTACAATGTCCTCCTCAAAGCCCTCTGTTCTAGCGACAAGGTTGACGAGGCGTTTGCTTTGCTTGATGAAATGCCTGCAAAAGGACTCGAGCCTGACATCGTCTGCTATAACACCGTTTTGGACGGATATCTTAAGATGAGAGACGATTCTGGATTCGAAAAAGTTCTTGAGGAGATTGGCAAGAAACAATTTCGCCCAAGTGTGACCACCTATAATTGTAGGATTGCAGCATTATGTGCAAAAGGTAAGAGCTCTCAGGCTGAAGAATTGTTGGATGTGATGCAATCAGATGGAATCTATCCAAACAGGACATGCTTCAATACCTTGATTGGTGGGTTTTGCAAAGAAGAGAATCCAGATTCCGCTATGAAGGTATATGAGAGAATGAAAGGTATCAAAAGGCCTGATGGTACTGGTGTGTCACCTGATTTTAACACATATGTTACCCTACTGGACGGTTTTGTCAAAAAAGGAGAGTTTCAGAAGGCTGTGGGGATTTGCAAGCAGTGTTTGGACACGAAATGGGCACCTCCATTTTATATGGTAAAAGACTTGGTTGATGGATTGATGAAGAGTTCACAGCTAGATGAGGCAAAGGACATTATTGCAAGAATGAGGAGGGGGATAACTAAGGATGATGCTAAAGATGCTTGGAGGAAAATTGAAAAAGGATTTGCCTTATGA